From one Streptomyces sp. R41 genomic stretch:
- a CDS encoding class I SAM-dependent methyltransferase, protein MSGTSGYAFDDISEHAGGRFDALESCYDPVSSARLADLGVGPGTRCLELGGGGGSAAVWLADRVGPTGSVLVTDIEPRWMDGLPGCANLRVVRHDIGAEELPEGGFDLIHARLVLPHVPERRAALDRLVRALRPGGMLVLDEFDCGWIPVLASPSPGAAELFEKTHEAVMGIITAAGADMRWGAHAYAALRRAGLTDVASATYAESWRVGSPGARLHQVNIRRLGGRLPEEGLTEEQLEQCLRLLDDPDFAVNSYPLITTWGLRP, encoded by the coding sequence ATGTCCGGCACCTCCGGTTACGCCTTCGACGACATCTCCGAGCACGCCGGCGGGCGCTTCGACGCCCTGGAGAGCTGCTACGACCCGGTTTCCTCCGCCCGCCTCGCCGACCTGGGCGTCGGCCCCGGGACGCGCTGCCTGGAGCTGGGCGGAGGCGGCGGCTCCGCCGCCGTCTGGCTCGCCGACCGGGTCGGTCCGACGGGTTCCGTCCTCGTCACCGACATCGAACCGCGCTGGATGGACGGCCTGCCCGGGTGCGCCAACCTGCGCGTCGTGCGGCACGACATCGGCGCGGAAGAGCTGCCGGAGGGCGGCTTCGACCTGATCCACGCCCGGCTCGTGCTGCCGCACGTGCCCGAACGCAGGGCGGCCCTGGACCGGCTGGTGCGGGCGCTGCGCCCAGGAGGCATGCTGGTCCTGGACGAGTTCGACTGCGGCTGGATCCCGGTGCTCGCGTCCCCCTCGCCCGGGGCGGCCGAACTGTTCGAGAAGACGCATGAGGCGGTGATGGGCATCATCACGGCGGCCGGAGCCGACATGCGCTGGGGCGCGCACGCGTACGCGGCGCTGCGTCGGGCGGGTCTGACCGACGTGGCGTCCGCCACGTACGCGGAATCGTGGCGCGTCGGCTCGCCGGGCGCCCGGCTGCACCAGGTCAACATCCGCCGGCTGGGCGGCCGACTGCCCGAGGAGGGCCTGACGGAGGAGCAGCTGGAGCAATGTCTGCGCCTCCTCGACGACCCCGACTTCGCCGTCAACTCCTATCCGCTGATCACGACTTGGGGCCTAAGGCCATGA
- a CDS encoding helix-turn-helix domain-containing protein, giving the protein MGDHKEQPLRVGAAVRRRRRALELTLAVVAERSGLSVPFLSQVENERARPSKSSLERVADALGTTAVELLAAADPACSVDVVRADGADFTPEARVRPLVRGHHQLHATEFTGDHDEGRELQHRNDKLMYVADGAVEVEAEGRAHRLGRGDTLYLTGGVRHRWRATVPDTRVIVVEVADHIDAVEDRHGFGKR; this is encoded by the coding sequence ATGGGCGACCACAAAGAACAGCCCCTTCGAGTGGGCGCGGCCGTCCGGCGGCGGCGCCGGGCACTGGAGCTCACCCTCGCCGTCGTGGCCGAGCGCAGCGGCCTGTCGGTCCCCTTTCTCAGCCAGGTCGAGAACGAGCGGGCCCGGCCCAGCAAGAGCTCCCTGGAGAGAGTCGCCGACGCACTCGGCACCACCGCGGTCGAGCTGCTCGCCGCCGCCGACCCGGCGTGCAGCGTCGACGTGGTGCGCGCGGACGGCGCGGATTTCACCCCCGAGGCCCGGGTGCGCCCCCTGGTGCGCGGTCACCACCAGTTGCACGCCACAGAGTTCACCGGCGACCACGACGAGGGGCGCGAACTCCAGCACCGCAACGACAAGTTGATGTACGTCGCCGACGGCGCCGTCGAGGTCGAGGCGGAGGGCCGCGCTCATCGCCTCGGACGTGGCGACACGCTGTATCTGACGGGCGGTGTGCGCCATCGGTGGCGGGCGACCGTGCCGGACACCCGGGTGATCGTCGTCGAGGTCGCCGACCACATCGACGCGGTGGAGGACCGGCACGGCTTCGGCAAGCGCTGA
- a CDS encoding recombinase family protein, with the protein MWKALDFLREGDTLVVPSLDRLARSIQDLIAIVSGLRKRGIGFTSLHEALDTTTPGGRLVFHVFTASRSSSASSSCRAPTKA; encoded by the coding sequence CTGTGGAAGGCCCTCGATTTCCTGCGCGAGGGCGACACGCTCGTCGTTCCGTCGCTGGACCGGCTCGCCCGTTCCATCCAGGACCTCATCGCCATCGTGTCCGGTTTGCGCAAGCGTGGCATCGGGTTCACCTCGCTGCACGAGGCGCTCGACACGACCACGCCCGGCGGGCGCCTGGTCTTCCACGTGTTCACGGCCTCGCGGAGTTCATCCGCGAGCTCATCGTGCAGGGCACCAACGAAGGCCTGA